A region of Scytonema millei VB511283 DNA encodes the following proteins:
- the cysE gene encoding serine O-acetyltransferase, whose amino-acid sequence MLSTIAADFKIIFDRDPAARNWLEVLLCYPGLQAIVFHRVAHQLYKLRLPFIPRFISAIARFLTGIEIHPGATIGKGFFIDHGMGVVIGETAIVGDDVLLYQGVTLGGTGKESGKRHPTVGNNVVVGAGAKVLGNIELGSNVRIGAGSVVLRDVPSNCTVVGVPGRIIYRSGARVDPLEHGSLPDSEAEVIRALVDRIEALEQQLEKVQQQQAHQDSVVMSLPAAASCQMRDKVIQQFLDGAGI is encoded by the coding sequence GTGCTATCTACCATAGCTGCTGACTTCAAGATTATTTTTGACCGCGACCCTGCTGCCCGTAACTGGCTAGAGGTACTGTTATGTTACCCTGGTTTACAGGCAATTGTCTTCCATCGAGTGGCGCATCAACTCTACAAACTGCGTCTTCCCTTCATTCCACGCTTTATTTCCGCGATCGCCCGATTTTTAACTGGGATTGAGATTCACCCTGGCGCGACAATTGGCAAGGGTTTTTTTATCGACCACGGTATGGGGGTCGTGATTGGCGAAACCGCGATCGTGGGTGATGACGTTCTGCTCTACCAAGGCGTGACTCTGGGTGGTACGGGTAAAGAAAGCGGCAAGCGTCACCCGACTGTGGGAAATAATGTCGTGGTGGGTGCGGGGGCAAAAGTCCTCGGTAACATCGAACTTGGCAGTAACGTCAGAATTGGAGCGGGTTCTGTTGTTTTACGCGATGTACCTTCTAATTGCACTGTTGTTGGCGTGCCAGGTCGAATTATCTACCGTTCTGGGGCTAGAGTCGATCCGTTGGAACACGGTAGCTTACCTGACTCAGAAGCAGAGGTCATTCGCGCTCTCGTTGACAGAATTGAAGCGTTAGAACAACAGCTAGAAAAAGTACAACAGCAGCAAGCACACCAGGATTCTGTAGTCATGTCTCTTCCCGCTGCTGCTAGCTGTCAGATGAGAGATAAAGTGATTCAACAATTCCTCGATGGTGCGGGGATTTGA